GCCGTGTGTTGCCTTTCCCCGGCGCACCGAACTACGAAGCCGTTGCGACGTGTCTGGCATCCCCGGAAGTGCGAGCACGGATCGCACGACGTCCCCAGGCCCTTTGACAGCACCTGATTCCGTTATGTCTTCAATGCTGGCAATGACGGTTAGGCTAAGTAATCGACTCATTGGAGGCTCCATGGAAGCCAGTCGCGATCTTGAATTCCTGCCCCACGATGAACCGCTACGCGAGGATGTGCATCGCCTCGGCGCTATGGTGGGGCGCATGTTGGCCGAGCAAGGTGGCGACAGCTTCTATCAGCGGGTGGAGCAAGTGCGGATGGCATCCATTCGCCGCCGGCGCGAGGGCCGCGCGGTCGATGATCTGGCTGAATCGCTGGCGGGGCTGGATGCTGAAGCAGCCGAAGCGCTCGCCCGCGCCTTTGCGACTTACTTCCAGGCAGTGAACACCGCTGAGCGTGTGCACCGTATCCGCCGTCGCCGTGACTATCAGCGCGAAGGCGGCAAGCCGCAGCCCGAATCGTTGCTCGACGTATTGCAACGCCTGAAAGAGCAAGGCGTGGGCGTGGATGAATTGCTAAAGTGGCTTTTCAAGCTCAACGTTGAGCCGGTCTTCACGGCGCACCCCACTGAAGCGATGCGTCGTTCCCTGCTGGAAAAGGAACAAGCGATCGTGCGCGCGTTGGTCGACAACTTCGACCCCACCCGCACGCCGCAGGAACGCAAGGAGGACGACGATCGTATCTTCATGGCGCTCTCGGCGGGATGGCAGACGGCCGAAGCATCGCCGATTCGCCCGAGCGTGCAGGATGAGCATCATCACGTCGGCTTCTATCTGGCTAACCCCATATATCGCATCGTGCCCGCTTTCTATGAAGCGCTGGCCGATGCCTTGCAAGCAGTTTATGGCGTAGCGGTACCGCTACCGTGCCTGCTCAGTTTTGCCACCTGGGTCGGTGGTGACATGGATGGCAATCCCAATGTGGGTGCCGAAACCATTGCCAGCAGCCTGGCCACGCAGCGCGCGCACGTGCTTGAGCACTACGTCGCGGACATCGATGCACTCTCACGCTTGCTCAGCCAGACAGACGACCGCGTGGACTTTGATCCGGCGCTGCTGCAACGGCTTGAGCGCTATCGCGAACAATTTCCACGCGCAGCAGCAACCATTCGTCCACGCCACGCAGACATGCCTTACCGCTGTTTGTTGACACTCATGCGCGCACGAATCCAAGCCACACTGGAAGAGGGGCATGCAGAGGGTTATGCCTCTGCCGAGGAATTGCTCGACGACTTGCTGCTGATCGTGCATAGCCTGATCGGTCACCGTGGCTTGAATGCCGGCGACTATGCCGTGCGTCGTCTGATTTGGCGTATACGCACCTTCGGCTTTCACATGGCGCGGCTGGATGTCAGGCAGGATTCGCGCGTACACGACGATGCATTGGGCGCCTTGTTGCACGATGAAATGTGGACGCAGCGCCAACCCGCCGACCGCATTGCGACATTGCGGTCTTATGCCAGCGGCGAGCAAACCTTGGCTCGGGTCGATGATGCGCAAGCCGAATCATTGCGCGCTGTTTTTGCTACGCTGCATGAATCACGCGGGCGCTATGGCAAAGATGCCATCGGTCTTTACATCATCAGCATGGCGCGCTCGGCGGCCGACGTCCTGGCAGTGCTTGCGTTAGCCAGGCACGGAGGCTTTGTCGTCAACAACACCGGTGGCGAAGTTCCCATGGATATCGCACCTCTGTTCGAAACCGTGGATGATCTGAAAAACGCGCCAGCGACATTGTGCGCTTTGCTGGATGATCCGGTCTATCGTGCGCATCTTCGTGCACGCGATGATCGTCAATGGGTGATGCTGGGCTACTCGGACAGCGGCAAAGATGGCGGCACGCTCGCTTCGCGCTGGGGACTGCAACGTGCCCAGATGGAATTGCTGGAGGTGGCACAACAGGCGGGCATTCGGCTGGCGTTCTTTCACGGTCGCGGCGGTTCAGCCAGTCGCGGTGGCGCGCGTATTACGCCTGCACTGATGTCGTCCCCGCGTGGCTCGGTGGGCGGTGTGCTGCGTGTGACTGAGCAAGGCGAGGTGATCCACCGCAAGTACGGCATTCGTGCCCTGGCTTTGCGCAATCTGGAGCAAACAGTGAGTGCGGTGCTGCGAGCCAGTTTGCGTCCGCGTGAAGATGAGCCATGCGAAGGGAGTTGGCGCGAGCGCATGGCGACGCTCGCCGCGGACAGTCGTCGTGCCTATCGCGAGCTGGTCGATCGCGATGGTTTCGTCGATTATTTTCGTGCCGCGACACCTATCGACGTGATCGAGCAGATGGCCTTAGGATCGCGCCCATCACGTCGGCGCAGCATGCGCGGCGTGGAGGATCTGCGCGCCATTCCGTGGGTATTTGCCTGGACCCAATGCCGGTCGATCATCACCGGCTGGTATGGCCTCGGTGCTGCGCTCGAACAGGCTGTGGCAAGGCATGGCGAAGCTGTATGGATTGAAATGGCGCGTGATTGGCCGTTCTTTGCCAACCTGCTCGATGACGTGGAAATGGTGTTGGCTAAGTGCGATCTGGATATTGCCGAAGCCTTTTCAAAATTGTCTGGTCCACTTCATGACACGTTCTTCACGATGATCCGTGACGAATTCAACCGCACCCGGTATTGGTTGCTGCGCTTGAAGGGCAGCGAGGATCTCTTGCGCGATGATCCACGGCTGTCTCTGTCGATCCGCCTGCGCAACCCGTACGTGGATCCCATGAGCCTGATGCAGGTCGACTTGTTGCAGCGCTGGCGCGCAGCGGATCGCAGCGATGAACATCTGCTGCGTGCATTGGTGGCTTGTGTCAATGGCGTGGCACAAGGTTTGCAGAACACGGGCTGATGCCAGTGTCTTGATTGCGTTCTCGCGGAGCCGCTAGGCTGATGGAAATTTCCAGGAATAACCACTTATGGAACAGCCCCATCAGCCTCGCCTCGGCTCGCTGCCGATTCTCATCTTCGGTTCGCGCTGGTTGCAGTTGCCGCTTTACGTCGGTTTGATCGTTGCGCAATGCGTCTACGTGTACCTGTTTGCCAAAGAGTTATGGCATCTTATCCACGAGGCGCCGACGCTCGGTGAGCAGGACATCATGCTGATCGTGCTGGGTCTGATCGACGTGGTGATGATTTCCAACCTGCTGATCATGGTCATCGTTGGCGGTTACGAGACATTCGTCTCGCGCCTCGGTCTTGAGAATCACCCGGACCAACCCGAATGGTTGTCGCACGTGAATGCATCCGTGCTGAAGGTGAAGCTGGCGATGGCGATCATCGGTATTTCATCCATTCACCTGCTCAAGACCTTTATCGCGGCCGGCGCACTTGAAGGCTTGCCGTTCTGCTCACCGGAGATGTTGGCCACTATGGCGCAGAGCGATGGCACTGGAGCCATGCTCAAGTGTGCCACGCTTACACAGGCGGGCGTGATGTGGCAAACCATCATCCACATTGCCTTCATCCTCTCCGCGATGGGTATTGCGTGGACGGATCGCTTGATGCATTCGCACGTTGCGAGCGCGAATAACCCACATTGAGCTCGCGCTCACGCAAGTGTGACCAGAAGATAGTTGCCAGGCAGGGGAAGGGCAGGGCTTGTGCTCAGCCTTCCAGCTCAGTCCAGCGTGCATAAGCCGTATCCAGCTCGGCTTGCACTTTCGTCAGGTCATCATTTGCCCGCTGAATCGCCGCGCTGTCCTGCTGATAGAACGACGGATCATTCATCGCTTCGACACGCGCGGCGACATCGGCTTCCAGTTGCTCGATACGTGCTGGCAGTTGCTCCAGTTCGCGTGAATCTTTGTAGCTGAGTTTGCGCTTCGACTTTTCGCTGATGTCGGCAGCCACGGTTGCCACCTTCGACGTGACAGCGACAGGCGTGACGATTTCGGTAGCATGACGCTCCATCGGTTTCTGCCGCAGCCAATCGCTATAGCCGCCTACGTATTCGCCGACCTTGCCTTCGCCTTCCAGCACCAAGGTGCTCGATACCACGTTGTCGAGAAATTCGCGATCGTGCGAAACCAGCAACAAAGTACCTTTGTACTCGGTCAACAGCTCTTCCAGCAGTTCCAAC
The sequence above is a segment of the Dyella sp. M7H15-1 genome. Coding sequences within it:
- a CDS encoding TIGR00645 family protein; the protein is MEQPHQPRLGSLPILIFGSRWLQLPLYVGLIVAQCVYVYLFAKELWHLIHEAPTLGEQDIMLIVLGLIDVVMISNLLIMVIVGGYETFVSRLGLENHPDQPEWLSHVNASVLKVKLAMAIIGISSIHLLKTFIAAGALEGLPFCSPEMLATMAQSDGTGAMLKCATLTQAGVMWQTIIHIAFILSAMGIAWTDRLMHSHVASANNPH
- the ppc gene encoding phosphoenolpyruvate carboxylase, whose product is MEASRDLEFLPHDEPLREDVHRLGAMVGRMLAEQGGDSFYQRVEQVRMASIRRRREGRAVDDLAESLAGLDAEAAEALARAFATYFQAVNTAERVHRIRRRRDYQREGGKPQPESLLDVLQRLKEQGVGVDELLKWLFKLNVEPVFTAHPTEAMRRSLLEKEQAIVRALVDNFDPTRTPQERKEDDDRIFMALSAGWQTAEASPIRPSVQDEHHHVGFYLANPIYRIVPAFYEALADALQAVYGVAVPLPCLLSFATWVGGDMDGNPNVGAETIASSLATQRAHVLEHYVADIDALSRLLSQTDDRVDFDPALLQRLERYREQFPRAAATIRPRHADMPYRCLLTLMRARIQATLEEGHAEGYASAEELLDDLLLIVHSLIGHRGLNAGDYAVRRLIWRIRTFGFHMARLDVRQDSRVHDDALGALLHDEMWTQRQPADRIATLRSYASGEQTLARVDDAQAESLRAVFATLHESRGRYGKDAIGLYIISMARSAADVLAVLALARHGGFVVNNTGGEVPMDIAPLFETVDDLKNAPATLCALLDDPVYRAHLRARDDRQWVMLGYSDSGKDGGTLASRWGLQRAQMELLEVAQQAGIRLAFFHGRGGSASRGGARITPALMSSPRGSVGGVLRVTEQGEVIHRKYGIRALALRNLEQTVSAVLRASLRPREDEPCEGSWRERMATLAADSRRAYRELVDRDGFVDYFRAATPIDVIEQMALGSRPSRRRSMRGVEDLRAIPWVFAWTQCRSIITGWYGLGAALEQAVARHGEAVWIEMARDWPFFANLLDDVEMVLAKCDLDIAEAFSKLSGPLHDTFFTMIRDEFNRTRYWLLRLKGSEDLLRDDPRLSLSIRLRNPYVDPMSLMQVDLLQRWRAADRSDEHLLRALVACVNGVAQGLQNTG